In Cercospora beticola chromosome 3, complete sequence, the following proteins share a genomic window:
- the CNB1 gene encoding Calcineurin subunit B, whose protein sequence is MGNANSAMLENIVQGSNFDRDEVDRLRKRFMKLDKDNSGTIERDEFLSLPQVSSNPLATRMIAIFDEDGGGDVDFQEFVSGLSAFSSKGNKEEKLRFAFKVYDIDRDGYISNGELFIVLKMMVGSNLKDQQLQQIVDKTIMEADLDRDGKISFEEFTKMVENTDVSMSMTLDQF, encoded by the exons ATGGGCAACGCAAACAGTGCGATGTTGGAGAACATCGTCCAAGGGTCGAATT TCGACCGGGACGAAGTCGACAGACTGCGTAAGCGCTTCATGAAATTGGACAAG GACAACTCAGGCACCATCGAGCGTGACGAATTCCTTTCCCTCCCCCAAGTCTCCTCGAACCCTCTTGCGACACGAATGATTGCCATCTTCGACGAAGACGGAGGCGGCGACGTCGATTTCCAGGAGTTCGTCTCTGGCCTCAGCGCCTTCAGCAGCAAAGGGaacaaggaggagaagttgcGGTTTGCCTTCAAAGTCTACGATATCGACAGGGACGGCTACATCAGCAATGGCGAGCTCTTCATTGTGCTCAAGATGATGGTGGGCAGCAACTTGAAGGATCAACAGTTGCAGCAAATAGTGGACAAGACAATTATGGAGGCCGATCTGGACCGAGACGGGAAGATCAGCTTTGAGGAGTTTACCAAGATGGTGGAGAACACGGACGTGTCGATGAGCATGACTCTGG ACCAATTCTAA
- the MFS2 gene encoding MFS siderochrome iron transporter 1 produces MEQADRIALDEMQANCGIGPDESKPTEHLETTDIERNDAFLVTFSSGDPEDQATFALSTQGFNRILISTIMAPAIPTIAVDLKMSNIESTMALSAYVLATAFGPLVIGPLSEVYGRKTIIHITNLWYLAWNLICGFANSKGLLIAARLLAGFGASAVYTVAYGVLADIWPNEQRGRSLSLYLLIPLTGAAIGPIIGGFIVEYSTWRWMFWATTIFQAVAEIVTLPIIHETYCPLLLQRRATKLRLETGDSRYHTETEIRSQGHSTFKILSNNLTRPLRLLAFHPTIQVQALLGGINYGLLYFALASFSSLIVSNYGQSVSISGLHYIALAIGEIAGAQLCGPLMDYLYCALTRRAGDRAAPELRVPLLLPSVILTPVGFLLYGWAAQYKLHWAIVDIGAALLAMGMQVFNTTLRAYVMDAYPEHVSSASAATQFLSSMLAFAFPLFAEDMYAALGYGWGNSLLAFLSIGIALPSTGILWKYGARLRAKNDSSY; encoded by the exons ATGGAACAAGCAGATCGAATTGCTCTCGATGAGATGCAAGCTAATTGTGGAATCGGTCCAGATGAAAGCAAACCGACTGAGCATTTGGAGACAACAGACATCGAACGAAACGATGCGTTCCTCGTCACATTTAGCTCTGGAGATCCCGAGGACCAAGCTACCTTTGCATTATCGACCCAGGGCTTCAATCGAATCCTGATCTCAACA ATCATGGCTCCAGCTATCCCTACCATCGCAGTCGACCTGAAGATGAGCAATATCGAAAGCACCATGGCTCTTTCAGCATACGTCCTGGCGACTGCGTTTGGGCCTTTGGTTATCGGGCCACTGAGCGAGGTATATGGGAGAAAGACCATAATTCACATTACGAACCTCTGGTACCTCGCTTGGAACCTGATCTGCGGCTTTGCCAACTCGAAAGGTCTCCTCATTGCCGCACGACTGCTCGCAGGTTTCGGCGCCAGCGCAGTCTATACTGTCGCATACGGCGTTCTGGCTGACATCTGGCCTAACGAGCAGCGAGGTCGCTCACTCAGTCTCTACCTACTGATTCCACTGACCGGCGCCGCAATAGGACCCATCATAGGTGGATTCATCGTTGAGTATTCCACATGGCGCTGGATGTTCTGGGCAACCACCATCTTTCAAGCTGTTGCAGAGATCGTCACCTTGCCCATAATTCACGAGACGTATTGCCCCCTCCTGCTTCAGCGGCGCGCCACAAAGCTTCGCCTCGAAACCGGCGACTCACGATACCACACTGAAACCGAGATTCGATCCCAGGGCCACTCCACTTTCAAGATCCTCTCAAATAATCTCACACGTCCGCTACGTCTCTTGGCTTTTCACCCGACTATTCAAGTCCAGGCGCTCCTTGGCGGCATAAACTACGGCCTGCTGTACTTCGCCCTCGCCTCCTTCTCCAGCCTCATCGTCAGCAACTACGGTCAGTCCGTCTCGATCTCTGGCCTACACTACATCGCACTCGCTATTGGTGAGATCGCTGGTGCACAGCTTTGTGGCCCGCTGATGGACTACCTCTACTGTGCCCTCACGCGCCGCGCAGGTGATCGAGCTGCTCCTGAACTCCGCGTCCCGCTTCTTCTACCCAGCGTCATTCTTACACCAGTTGGCTTCCTCTTATATGGCTGGGCAGCACAGTACAAGTTGCACTGGGCTATCGTTGACATTGGCGCCGCACTACTTGCCATGGGTATGCAAGTCTTCAATACAACGCTACGTGCGTATGTCATGGATGCATACCCGGAACATGTCAGTTCTGCATCGGCGGCGACGCAGTTTCTCAGCAGTATGCTGGCATTTGCTTTCCCGCTGTTTGCAGAAGACATGTATGCAGCGCTAGGTTATGGCTGGGGGAACTCTTTGCTCGCATTCTTGTCGATCGGTATCGCATTGCCATCGACAGGTATTCTCTGGAAGTATGGCGCACGACTCCGAGCGAAGAATGATTCGAGCTATTGA